A single Cnuibacter physcomitrellae DNA region contains:
- a CDS encoding Nramp family divalent metal transporter, with product MKRLLGVALGVLTAIGGFVDIGDLVTNAVVGSRFGLSLVWVVAVGVIGICLFAQMSGRVAAVSGRATFEIIRERLGPRAGLANLGASFLINLLTLTAEVGGVALALQLASSVSPMLWIPVAAFAVWLVIWRVKFSIMENVTGLLGLALIVFAVAVFLLHPDWNQLAGQALAPAVPASEESTTYWYYAIALFGAAMTPYEVFFFSSGAVEEKWGRKDIAQSRINVLVGFPLGGLLSVSIAACAAIVLLPRAIEVTSLSQVVLPVAEAGGKVALAFVLVGIVAATFGAALETTLSSGYTLAQFFGWSWGKFRRPAQAARFHVAMIVCLLVGIAILATGVDPVAVTEFSVVFSAIALPLTYLPILIVANDRQYMGKDVNGRLTNAVGLVYLALIVVAAVAAIPLMIITGMGS from the coding sequence GTGAAGCGCCTCCTCGGGGTGGCCCTCGGCGTGCTCACCGCGATCGGCGGGTTCGTCGACATCGGAGACCTCGTCACGAACGCGGTCGTCGGATCCCGCTTCGGCCTCTCCCTGGTCTGGGTCGTGGCCGTCGGCGTCATCGGGATCTGCCTGTTCGCGCAGATGTCGGGGCGAGTCGCCGCGGTGAGCGGCCGCGCGACGTTCGAGATCATCCGCGAGCGCCTCGGTCCCCGCGCGGGACTGGCGAACCTCGGGGCGTCGTTCCTCATCAACCTCCTCACGTTGACCGCCGAGGTGGGCGGCGTGGCCCTGGCCCTGCAGCTGGCGTCGAGCGTCTCGCCGATGCTGTGGATCCCGGTGGCCGCCTTCGCCGTGTGGCTCGTGATCTGGCGGGTGAAGTTCTCGATCATGGAGAACGTGACGGGGCTCCTCGGCCTCGCGCTCATCGTCTTCGCCGTGGCGGTCTTCCTCCTGCACCCCGACTGGAACCAGCTCGCCGGACAGGCGCTGGCCCCCGCGGTGCCCGCGAGCGAGGAGAGCACGACCTACTGGTACTACGCCATCGCGCTGTTCGGCGCGGCGATGACGCCGTACGAGGTGTTCTTCTTCTCCTCGGGCGCGGTCGAGGAGAAGTGGGGCAGGAAGGACATCGCCCAGTCGCGCATCAACGTCCTCGTCGGCTTCCCCCTCGGCGGGCTCCTGTCGGTCTCGATCGCCGCGTGCGCCGCGATCGTCCTCCTGCCGCGGGCGATCGAGGTGACGTCGCTGTCCCAGGTGGTCCTGCCCGTCGCCGAGGCGGGCGGCAAGGTCGCGCTGGCCTTCGTGCTCGTCGGCATCGTGGCGGCCACGTTCGGCGCCGCCCTCGAGACCACGCTGTCGAGCGGATACACGCTCGCCCAGTTCTTCGGCTGGTCGTGGGGCAAGTTCCGGCGCCCGGCGCAGGCGGCCCGGTTCCACGTCGCGATGATCGTGTGCCTCCTGGTGGGGATCGCGATCCTCGCCACCGGGGTCGACCCCGTCGCGGTGACGGAGTTCTCGGTGGTCTTCTCGGCCATCGCGCTGCCGTTGACCTACCTGCCCATCCTCATCGTCGCGAACGACCGGCAGTACATGGGGAAGGACGTGAACGGGCGGCTCACGAACGCGGTGGGGCTGGTCTACCTCGCCCTCATCGTCGTCGCGGCGGTGGCGGCGATCCCGCTGATGATCATCACGGGGATGGGGTCATGA
- a CDS encoding PRC-barrel domain-containing protein yields MILTDLLKNEVRDSDGRMLGHVIDVRFVVDGAPGELLADARLAGLVVSPHTSSSFLGYERTSDRRPWLIADLLRRRHRGSFFVAWDDIARLDDDRVELRPGFLRRSPSLEG; encoded by the coding sequence ATGATCCTGACTGACCTGCTGAAGAACGAGGTCCGCGACTCCGACGGGCGGATGCTCGGACACGTCATCGACGTCCGCTTCGTCGTCGACGGCGCGCCGGGCGAGCTCCTCGCCGACGCGCGGCTCGCGGGCCTCGTGGTGAGTCCGCACACGAGCTCGTCCTTCCTCGGCTACGAGCGGACCTCCGACCGCAGACCGTGGCTGATCGCCGACCTCCTCCGCCGCCGGCATCGCGGCAGCTTCTTCGTCGCGTGGGACGACATCGCCCGGCTCGACGACGACCGCGTGGAGCTGCGTCCCGGCTTCCTCCGCCGCTCGCCCTCGCTCGAGGGCTGA